The Lutibacter sp. Hel_I_33_5 genome has a window encoding:
- a CDS encoding XdhC family protein codes for MTHEFKKIIQQSILNQQKNIQNVLATVVDLDGSSYRKPGVRMLLSSDDKMVGAVSGGCVEKEIQRRAQTVFNDGKSKVITYDGRYRLGCEGVLYILLEPFFVSKDFLKAFTNNLEERNSFQLHSYYKKEDESFGNLGSEIQFKDGEKFTFSNDFKPKDSTKTLIFKQTLQPLFQLIIIGGEHDAVTLCKQANQLGWQVDIITSVKDPKKLSDFPGANSVDAQTPELIEFNTINNNTAIVIMNHNFTYDLRYLIKLEEQSPIYIGVLGAAKRREKLLNELFEFAPDISDAFLEKLHTPAGLNIGAETPEEIALSILAEILSVVRKKEVFSLKKITGKIHN; via the coding sequence ATGACCCACGAATTCAAAAAAATTATTCAACAATCGATTTTAAATCAACAGAAAAACATACAGAATGTTTTAGCTACAGTTGTTGACTTAGATGGTTCATCTTATAGAAAACCAGGTGTTAGAATGCTACTTTCTTCAGACGATAAAATGGTTGGAGCTGTTAGTGGTGGATGTGTAGAAAAGGAGATTCAAAGAAGAGCACAGACCGTTTTTAACGATGGAAAATCAAAAGTTATTACTTATGATGGTCGTTATCGATTAGGTTGTGAAGGTGTTTTATACATTTTATTAGAGCCTTTTTTTGTTTCAAAAGATTTTTTAAAGGCGTTTACAAATAATTTAGAAGAGCGAAACTCTTTTCAGCTTCACTCCTATTATAAAAAAGAAGACGAATCTTTTGGAAATCTTGGTTCTGAAATTCAGTTTAAAGATGGAGAAAAATTTACTTTTTCTAATGATTTTAAGCCTAAAGATTCAACTAAAACGTTAATCTTTAAGCAAACATTACAACCACTTTTTCAATTGATTATTATTGGAGGTGAGCATGATGCTGTAACCTTATGCAAACAGGCAAATCAATTAGGTTGGCAAGTAGATATTATTACATCAGTAAAGGACCCAAAAAAACTTTCAGATTTTCCAGGTGCGAATTCTGTAGATGCTCAAACTCCTGAATTAATTGAATTTAATACTATTAATAACAATACAGCTATTGTTATTATGAATCATAATTTTACGTATGATTTACGTTATTTGATTAAATTAGAAGAGCAAAGTCCAATTTATATCGGTGTTTTAGGAGCTGCAAAAAGAAGGGAAAAACTTTTAAATGAACTTTTTGAATTTGCTCCAGATATTTCTGATGCATTTTTAGAAAAACTCCATACCCCAGCAGGTTTAAATATTGGCGCAGAAACCCCTGAAGAAATAGCACTTTCTATTTTAGCAGAAATATTATCTGTAGTTAGAAAAAAAGAAGTGTTTTCGTTAAAAAAAATCACAGGAAAAATTCATAATTAA
- a CDS encoding NTP transferase domain-containing protein gives MNNIAILILAAGKSSRMGSVKQLLSYKNTTLLGWTIETVQKLKKEDIFCVLGAYAKNIEKEVSKYNIETIFNSKFETGLSSSIVNGIEYLKNRNYSSVLILLADQPKITSTYINVLIKKSIENPTKIIAANYSNHNGVPAIFPKPFFTELLKLKGDKGAKDLLKNTNQIISIPFKELSDIDTQEEYQKLIK, from the coding sequence ATGAATAATATTGCTATTTTAATATTAGCTGCTGGAAAATCATCTAGAATGGGAAGTGTAAAACAACTACTTTCATATAAAAATACTACACTTTTAGGTTGGACGATAGAAACTGTTCAAAAATTAAAAAAAGAGGATATATTTTGTGTTCTTGGAGCCTATGCAAAAAACATTGAAAAAGAGGTTTCTAAATATAATATTGAAACAATTTTTAACTCGAAATTTGAAACTGGATTAAGTTCTAGTATTGTTAATGGTATCGAATATTTAAAAAACAGAAACTATAGTTCTGTATTAATTCTATTGGCAGATCAACCCAAAATAACATCAACCTATATTAATGTATTGATTAAAAAATCAATAGAAAATCCCACTAAAATAATAGCTGCAAATTATTCTAATCATAATGGTGTTCCTGCAATTTTTCCAAAACCTTTTTTTACTGAATTATTAAAGTTAAAAGGAGATAAAGGCGCAAAAGATTTACTTAAAAATACTAATCAAATTATTTCAATTCCATTTAAGGAGTTATCTGATATTGATACTCAAGAAGAATATCAAAAATTAATTAAATAA